In Trichomycterus rosablanca isolate fTriRos1 chromosome 20, fTriRos1.hap1, whole genome shotgun sequence, one DNA window encodes the following:
- the naalad2 gene encoding N-acetylated-alpha-linked acidic dipeptidase 2 — protein sequence MGAQGKLVHWILWITGFVFLFFFGFVIGWLVKPVNVQHEKPPHSYLQEFMSEIHAENIKQHLRKFTRLPHLAGTEQNLRLAEQIREEWLAFGLDSAELVWYDVLLSYPNKTRPNYVSIVDQHGAEILNSSLAEPVPEGYEDVTDIVPPYNAFSAQGQPEGELVYVNYGRTEDFFKLQREMDINCTGKIVIARYGKIFRGNKVKNAMLAGAKGVVLYSDPADYSADGVKPYPEGWNLPGKGVQRGNVLNLNGAGDPLTPGYPAKEYTYRSSPDEGVGLPKIPVHPIGYEDAFHLLKNMGGAAPLPDWKGALNVSYRIGPGFIDDFVQTKVRMNIHSNNQVTRIYNVIGRIRGAQEPDRYVILGGHRDAWVFGGIDPVSGAATTHEAVRAAGKLKQRGWRPRRTMIFASWDAEEFGLLGSTEWAEDNAKILQDRAVAYINADSSIEGMYTLRVDCTPSLHTLAYEVTKQLMSPEEGEEKISLYESWHKRDNWTDYQDAPRISKLGSGSDFEAYFIRLGIASGRARYTKNRKTERYSSYPVYHSVYETFEVVERFYDPTFHRMESVARVRGGMVFQLADAQILPLDCNEYARCLTQYAHTIHKLALKHPQELQDYDVSFDALFSAVNNFTHAAQGFHQRLDTLDTTDALAVRMVNDQLMYLERAFIDPLGLPGRPFYRHIVFAPSSHNKYAGESFPGIYDALFDIGNAPEPEQAWTEVKRQISIASFTVNAAADTLHPVA from the exons ATGGGAGCTCAGGGAAAGCTCGTACACTGGATCCTGTGGATCACCGGctttgtgttcttgtttttcttcGGATTTGTCATTG gCTGGTTAGTGAAACCCGTCAATGTGCAGCATGAAAAGCCCCCACACAGCTACCTACAGGAGTTCATGAGTGAAATCCATGCAGAAAACATTAAACAGCATCTCAG gAAGTTTACTCGTCTGCCCCATTTGGCGGGGACGGAGCAGAACCTGCGTCTGGCTGAGCAGATTAGGGAGGAGTGGTTAGCATTCGGACTGGACTCAGCTGAGCTCGTGTGGTATGATGTTCTGCTGTCATATCCAAACAAGACCAGGCCAAACTACGTCTCTATAGTGGATCAGCATGGGGCCGAG ATCTTGAATTCGTCTCTGGCTGAACCAGTACCGGAGGGTTATGAGGATGTGACCGACATCGTTCCCCCTTacaacgctttctctgcacaggGACAACCAGAG GGCGAGTTGGTTTACGTGAACTATGGCAGGACTGAGGATTTCTTCAAACTGCAGAGAGAGATGGACATCAACTGCACGGGCAAAATCGTCATTGCTCGATACGGAAAAATCTTTAGAGGGAATAAG gtaaAAAATGCAATGTTAGCCGGAGCTAAAGGCGTGGTGTTGTACTCCGACCCGGCAGATTACTCTGCTGATGGTGTAAAGCCGTACCCCGAGGGATGGAACCTGCCTGGAAAGGGTGTTCAGAGGGGCAATGTCCTGAATCTGAACGGAGCCGGAGACCCCTTAACCCCCGGGTACCCTGCTAAAG AGTACACATACAGATCCAGTCCAGACGAAGGGGTGGGGCTTCCCAAAATTCCTGTGCATCCTATTGGCTATGAAGATGCTTTTCATTTGCTAAA GAATATGGGCGGGGCTGCTCCGCTTCCTGATTGGAAAGGTGCTCTGAATGTATCGTACCGTATCGGACCGGGATTCATCGATGACTTCGTACAAAC TAAAGTGCGCATGAACATTCACAGCAACAATCAGGTGACTCGAATATACAACGTGATTGGTCGAATCCGAGGAGCTCAGGAGCCAG ATCGGTACGTGATTTTGGGGGGTCATCGTGACGCCTGGGTTTTTGGAGGAATCGATCCTGTTAGCGGAGCTGCAACAACACACGAAGCCGTCCGAGCTGCTGGAAAACTCAAGCagagag GTTGGAGGCCTAGACGCACCATGATCTTTGCTAGTTGGGATGCAGAGGAGTTTGGTCTGCTGGGATCCACAGAGTGGGCTGAG gacaaTGCTAAAATACTACAGGATAGAGCAGTGGCTTACATCAATGCAGACTCCTCGATTGAGG GTATGTACACGTTGAGGGTGGACTGCACTCCCTCTCTACACACACTGGCGTATGAGGTTACCAAACAG TTAATGAGTCCAGAGGAAGGAGAAGAAAAAATAAGTCTGTATGAAAGCTGGCACAAACGAGACAACTGGACCGATTATCAGGATGCACCTCG gatcagTAAGCTCGGCTCGGGCAGTGATTTCGAAGCCTACTTCATCAGACTGGGAATTGCATCCGGACGAGCGAGATACACCAAGAACAGA aaaaCAGAGCGCTACAGCAGTTACCCCGTCTACCACAGCGTATACGAGACGTTTGAGGTGGTCGAACGTTTTTACGACCCGACCTTCCACCGCATGGAGTCGGTGGCTCGTGTAAGAGGGGGCATGGTCTTCCAGTTAGCCGACGCCCAGATCCTGCCTCTGGATTGTAACGAGTATGCTCGGTGTCTCACTCAGTACGCACATACCATCCATAAACTCGCCCTGAAACACCCACAGGAGCTGCAGGACTACGATGTGTCATTCG ACGCGCTGTTCTCTGCAGTGAATAATTTCACACACGCAGCACAGGGGTTCCATCAACGTCTCGACACACTCGATACAACAGA TGCTCTGGCGGTGAGGATGGTGAACGATCAGCTGATGTACCTGGAGCGGGCATTTATTGATCCTCTTGGCCTGCCTGGCCGACCCTTTTACAG ACACATTGTTTTCGCTCCAAGCAGTCACAACAAATACGCCGGCGAGTCGTTTCCCGGCATTTACGACGCACTATTCGACATCGGGAATGCTCCGGAACCCGAGCAAGCTTGGACTGAAGTAAAGCGACAGATCAGCATCGCCTCGTTTACGGTCAACGCTGCTGCTGATACACTCCACCCGGTCGCATAA
- the chordc1a gene encoding cysteine and histidine-rich domain-containing protein 1a: MSVLCYNKGCGQRFDPDNSDDACAYHPGVPVFHDALKGWSCCKRRTTDFSDFLSIAGCTKGCHNKEKPPEPVKPEVKSSGGKKELQDLKPRFDEYVIQAPKPVAFIQRPSADEPPVEVKQKVSPNLRQALEKLQLTDTNQNAENENEGNEVKIGTACKNKGCTKTFSGPASEQETCMHHPGVPIFHEGMKYWSCCRRKTSDFNTFLSLEGCSKGTHLWKKADGKKVVPCRFDWHQTAGQVTISIYAKHSVPELCSVQANSTRVNISVIFEGEKEFKQEIRLWGVIDVSKSAVNMMPAKIEIVMKKAEPMSWRRLDLPPSAPASANEKNKGSENV, from the exons ATGTCGGTGCTCTGTTATAACAAAGGCTGCGGGCAGCGGTTTGACCCAGACAATTCCGATG ATGCGTGCGCGTATCATCCAGGAGTTCCAGTTTTTCACGATGCATTAAAG GGCTGGTCATGTTGCAAGAGGCGCACTACAGACTTCTCAGATTTCCTCAGCATTGCT GGCTGCACGAAGGGTTGCCATAACAAAGAGAAACCCCCTGAGCCTGTGAAGCCAGAAGTGAAGTCTTCTGGAGGAAAGAAGGAGCTGCAGGATCTCAAGCCAAGGTTCGATGAGTACGTCATCCAGGCACCTAAACCTGTGGCGTTCATCCAGAGACCCAG TGCTGATGAGCCACCGGTGGAAGTGAAGCAGAAAGTGTCTCCAAACCTGAGGCAAGCGCTGGAGAAACTGCAGCTGACAGACACGAATCAGAACGCAGAAAATG AGAATGAGGGAAACGAGGTGAAAATTGGAACAGCGTGTAAAAATAAAGGCTGCACTAAG aCTTTCTCTGGGCCAGCGAGTGAACAGGAGACTTGTATGCATCATCCAGGAGTTCCCATCTTTCATGAAGG gatgaaaTACTGGAGCTGTTGTCGGAGGAAAACATCAGACTTTAACACATTTCTCTCTCTGGAAGGCTGCAGCAAAGGAACTCATTTGTGGAAGAAAGCAGAT GGGAAGAAGGTGGTACCATGTCGGTTTGATTGGCATCAGACCGCTGGTCAGGTGACCATCTCCATCTACGCTAAACACTCAGTTCCTGAGTTGTGTTCTGTACAAGCCAACAGCACCCGT GTGAACATCAGTGTGATCTTTGAGGGGGAGAAGGAGTTTAAGCAGGAGATCCGTCTGTGGGGA GTGATCGATGTGAGCAAGAGCGCCGTAAACATGATGCCCGCTAAAATCGAGATCGTCATGAAGAAGGCGGAGCCGATGTCGTGGCGGCGGCTCGACCTGCCGCCGTCTGCTCCAGCGTCGGCCAATGAGAAGAACAAAGGCAGTGAGAATGTGTAA
- the LOC134334723 gene encoding NADPH oxidase 4 has product MGLAVKSWLANEGGKHCVLVTWLGVSVWLFWRTFMMYYSDARYYYLYNMLGLGLCISRASASVLNLNCSLVLLPMCRSILTVLKGKTQVKSRKVRRLMDKSKTFHVACGISICIFSVVHVGAHLVNAVNFSDRFSDEFPDINVAHHRGQDPRLLILTTVPGITGILLVLILFLMFTASSQSIRVCNYEIFWYTHNLFIVFYIILMMHILGGALKYQTNVDAHPPGCVSANQTNVSSATLTNQDLQEEKCMGTVDMSPKVCREDAKFQSHFPETWLWVLAPLSLYCAERVYRYWRGSSPVTVVSVSRHPCDVIEVCMLKSGFKPRPGQYILLNCPSVSSFENHAFTLTACPTQNKNTFGIHVRVVGDWTESFSKLMLPELEHSKILAMMHQRTYPKLYVDGPFGTASEEVFDYEVSVCVAGGIGVTPFACVLQTLLDDWRQYKLQRLYFVWVCRDLQCFQWFADLLCIVHHKLWAENRPDFLNIRLYLTNSQELKSFTWDNYSPLSSRLLTGRPSWRNLFQEIGRANNHKKVGVFCCGPKSISSELHKLCNSFSASGTVFEFNKESFS; this is encoded by the exons ATGGGTCTGGCTGTGAAGAGCTGGCTGGCAAACGAGGGAGGAAAACACTGTGTTCtg GTCACCTGGCTGGGTGTAAGTGTGTGGCTCTTTTGGAGAACATTCATGATGTACTACAGTGATGCACGGTACTACTACCTCTACAACATGCTTGGg CTGGGACTTTGCATCAGTCGAGCATCAGCGTCTGTTCTGAACCTGAACTGCAGCCTCGTCCTTTTGCCCATGTGCAGATCCATCCTGACTGTACTGAAAGGAAAAACTCAG GTGAAGAGCAGAAAGGTTCGTAGACTGATGGATAAGAGTAAAACCTTCCATGTGGCGTGTGGAATCTCCATCTGTATTTTTTCAG TGGTTCATGTGGGTGCTCACCTGGTAAATGCCGTCAACTTCTCAGACAGATTCTCAGACGAGTTTCCCGACATCAATGTGGCACATCACCGGgggcag GATCCCCGTCTTCTCATCCTCACCACAG TTCCTGGGATTACTGGCATTTTATTGGTGCTGATTTTGTTCCTGATGTTCACAGCGTCTTCACAGAGCATACG ggtgtgtaACTATGAGATCTTCTGGTACACTCACAATCTCTTCATTGTGTTCTACATTATACTGATGATGCACATACTGGG TGGGGCTCTAAAGTACCAGACGAACGTGGATGCCCACCCACCTGGCTGCGTATCAGCCAATCAGACAAATGTAAGCTCAGCCACTTTGACGAATCAAGATCTGCAGGAAGAAAAGTGCATGGGGACAGTGGATATGTCACCAAAAGTGTGTAGAGAAGATGCCAAATTTCAGTCTCACTTTCCAGAG acGTGGCTGTGGGTCCTGGCACCCCTCAGTCTTTACTGTGCCGAGAGGGTCTATCGTTATTGGCGGGGTAGTTCTCCTGTTACCGTGGTTTCCGTTTCCAGGCACCCCTGTGATGTAATAGAGGTCTGCATGTTAAAAAGTGGTTTTAAGCCCCGTCCAGGACAG tACATCTTGCTGAACTGTCCGAGTGTGTCGTCATTTGAAAACCACGCTTTCACTCTGACAgcg TGcccaacacagaacaaaaacacatttgGAATTCATGTACGGGTGGTTGGAGACTGGACtg AAAGTTTTTCAAAACTCATGCTGCCTGAGCTGGAGCATTCTAAAATCCTAGCCATGATGCACCAGCGCACATACCCCAA GTTGTACGTGGACGGTCCGTTCGGCACGGCGTCTGAGGAAGTGTTTGATTAtgaagtaagtgtgtgtgtggctggagGGATTGGAGTTACACCCTTCGCCTGTGTCCTACAAACCCTGCT TGATGATTGGCGGCAGTATAAGCTACAAAGATTATACTTTGTGTGGGTGTGTCGAGACCTGCAGTGTTTCCAATGGTTTGCTGATTTGCTGTGTATTGTACATcacaag TTGTGGGCGGAAAATCGACCAGATTTTTTGAATATTCGTCTCTATCTCACCAATAGTcaagagttgaag AGCTTCACATGGGACAACTACAGCCCTCTCAGTTCCAGGCTTTTAACTGGTCGACCCAGTTGGAGGAACCTCTTTCAGGAGATAGGACGAGCCAATAATCA TAAGAAAGTGGGGGTTTTCTGCTGTGGTCCTAAAAGCATCTCGAGCGAATTACACAAACTCTGTAACTCATTCTCTGCCTCAGGAACTGTTTTTGAGTTTAACAAAGAGTCCTTCAGTTAA